A single genomic interval of Shewanella psychropiezotolerans harbors:
- a CDS encoding diguanylate cyclase → MTLSSDDLKTKLKYLKANITLTDLDNYLRLQRVLCWSTDAYDSAQRAKGLEFAQKQLNAEIIKQSPETFADLKLCRAWFYQVAGNVDLALNEYNQVIAQAYQLESPRLIADARGLRGAIYSFQGNYALALEDLYSAQQLYDDLNLAFWSRYNLAEIATSYRRFGDPHTAYKYYAKLEAKFIETGDLESATDMVTEMAIALEELGENEAALKKHLQSYRYWQQEKDELAQSFVAINLAGILIKLGRLDEVQKYLDEAQKHVLPTDEAFYSFMMLFRAQFQLLQGQPIAAIPLIEEAKSAFLRVKNTRGLTQLYMLESQVFAALFQWEHAYHSLEHFNQLHNELDIKLQTHRTAEMQTRFNTKQVETENLLLLETQQIKEHELQILQQNRYLQFTVIFLAIIVIIVISLFAYKQAQKSKLFSTLALTDHLTKLANRRHAYTVGEQAFSENHDVMALILFDADHFKKINDNFGHNIGDKTLISLANIASDLMRKSDLVGRVGGEEFLVILPHTNLEQATEIAERLVDSIAMTDLSDIAQELTMTISAGVAAREQDRNFSELLQRADKGLYLAKSSGRNCVKSG, encoded by the coding sequence GTGACCTTATCCAGTGACGACCTTAAAACTAAACTTAAGTATCTAAAAGCCAACATCACCTTAACCGATCTGGATAACTATCTCAGATTACAGCGAGTACTATGTTGGAGCACAGATGCATATGACAGTGCTCAGAGAGCTAAAGGATTAGAGTTTGCCCAAAAACAACTGAATGCTGAAATCATCAAGCAATCTCCTGAGACCTTTGCCGATTTAAAGCTGTGCCGAGCCTGGTTTTATCAAGTCGCGGGAAACGTCGACCTAGCCTTAAATGAATACAATCAAGTCATAGCTCAAGCCTATCAACTTGAGTCCCCTAGGCTTATCGCCGATGCCCGAGGCCTGCGAGGCGCTATCTACTCCTTCCAGGGCAATTACGCCTTGGCACTGGAAGACCTATACAGTGCTCAACAGCTCTACGATGACTTAAACCTGGCATTCTGGAGTCGATATAACTTAGCCGAAATAGCCACTAGTTATCGTCGATTTGGCGATCCTCACACGGCATATAAGTATTATGCAAAACTCGAAGCCAAATTTATCGAAACTGGCGATCTCGAATCCGCCACGGACATGGTGACGGAGATGGCCATCGCCCTGGAAGAATTAGGTGAAAATGAAGCGGCACTGAAGAAACATCTGCAAAGCTATCGATACTGGCAGCAGGAAAAAGATGAACTAGCCCAAAGTTTTGTCGCCATTAACTTAGCGGGGATTCTTATCAAGTTGGGCCGCTTAGATGAGGTTCAAAAATATCTTGATGAAGCACAGAAGCATGTTCTACCTACAGATGAAGCCTTCTATAGCTTTATGATGCTATTTCGCGCCCAGTTCCAGCTATTACAAGGCCAGCCCATCGCGGCAATTCCCCTTATCGAAGAAGCTAAATCTGCCTTCTTGAGAGTCAAGAATACTCGTGGTCTCACCCAGCTCTATATGCTAGAAAGTCAGGTATTCGCGGCTCTTTTCCAATGGGAGCATGCATACCATTCACTGGAACATTTTAATCAACTCCATAATGAATTGGATATCAAGCTACAGACTCATAGAACCGCAGAGATGCAGACTCGATTCAATACTAAGCAAGTTGAAACTGAAAACCTCTTGCTGCTAGAGACACAGCAGATAAAGGAGCATGAATTACAAATTTTACAGCAAAATCGATACTTACAATTTACTGTCATCTTTCTCGCCATCATAGTCATTATAGTCATCTCTTTATTTGCCTATAAACAAGCACAAAAATCTAAACTATTTAGTACTTTAGCCCTGACAGATCACTTGACTAAACTAGCAAATCGCAGACACGCCTATACCGTCGGCGAACAAGCTTTCTCTGAAAACCATGATGTGATGGCCTTAATCTTGTTCGATGCCGATCACTTCAAGAAGATCAATGACAACTTTGGCCACAATATCGGCGATAAGACGTTAATTTCACTGGCAAACATTGCCAGTGATCTGATGCGAAAATCGGATCTAGTAGGCCGGGTCGGTGGCGAAGAGTTCTTAGTCATATTACCTCATACCAACTTAGAACAAGCCACAGAGATTGCCGAGCGTTTAGTGGACTCCATAGCCATGACAGACTTGAGTGATATAGCCCAAGAATTAACCATGACCATCAGCGCAGGGGTCGCCGCCAGGGAACAAGATAGAAACTTCTCCGAACTACTACAGCGCGCCGATAAAGGGCTATATCTGGCTAAATCTAGTGGAAGAAACTGTGTCAAATCAGGATGA
- a CDS encoding beta strand repeat-containing protein, with product MKHSKIAMLISAALLASSGASAASIDNNTTVTQDGNNNGATVNQTIESNSNQALIDQDGNRNTAQVDQLNSDLNIADIQQSGNRNSAIVSQADVTSASSNIIQTGNGDTALIENTDSDSALATITQHVGQGNDAYIGQTGSDAAVANLTQSGSGNDADITQSTGSIGGDTTLATLTQTGNDNVALISQSAQQNTATSIQSGNRNDSTIYQNGDDGVGQNLASVSQTGNANGSYVDQLEMNTATVTQMGNGNYSEVLQAENNTAIISQTGNNNESYIDQADRSGDEDNQAIVTQLNGNGNVSDVIQEDRNQAYITQQNGNGNESYLNSDDDNVTYVTQENGNGNFSDIEQDDDNSLRIYQGGGNNNESWVDQDDDNTVNVTQTNGNGNFSDIDQDDDNTVTVVQDNGNRNSSWIDQDDDNSATVIQVSGNGNQSWIEQEDDNTAFVAQDGGNNNYINIEQDQANDVFVLQLEGNGNESNIEQGSANQADVIQVDGNNNYAEVTQGISNTVFSLQINGNGNESSIQQDSQNTARVVQDGNNNSSSVTQDYQQTTRVTQTGNGNDATVSQVSSDTALVSNNADIYQDGNRDTVAVTQNGLGNDVLVMQDATSFGNSITIDQTGLGNYAGAGTFSGAGSEIFITQNGNNNRISNSDTGRDIGATSTGSDNTMYIDQIGNGNLVSAESSHNGSLVDIDQNGDLNFADVDSTWGAENELLVSQTGNSHVAYVTATGGAMNYANIIQTDMSNTAAVTQVGSNNSVMINQGSM from the coding sequence ATGAAACATTCTAAGATTGCCATGCTGATATCAGCGGCTTTACTCGCTTCTTCGGGAGCCTCAGCTGCCAGTATTGATAACAATACGACTGTGACACAAGATGGTAATAATAACGGCGCGACCGTTAACCAGACTATCGAAAGCAATAGTAATCAGGCATTGATTGACCAAGATGGTAACCGCAACACAGCCCAAGTGGATCAGTTAAATTCGGATCTGAACATTGCCGATATCCAGCAATCGGGCAACCGTAATTCAGCCATAGTCAGCCAAGCCGATGTGACTTCTGCTTCATCGAACATCATTCAAACCGGTAATGGCGACACCGCTCTCATCGAGAACACTGACTCAGATAGTGCACTCGCGACCATCACTCAGCATGTCGGCCAAGGCAATGATGCCTATATAGGTCAAACAGGTTCTGACGCAGCCGTTGCCAACCTGACTCAGTCTGGTTCGGGTAACGATGCCGATATCACCCAATCGACGGGTAGCATAGGTGGCGATACTACACTCGCCACTCTGACACAGACGGGTAACGATAACGTCGCACTCATTAGCCAATCGGCTCAACAAAACACGGCGACATCGATACAATCTGGTAATAGAAACGACTCGACCATCTATCAAAACGGTGATGACGGCGTTGGGCAGAACCTAGCATCGGTCAGCCAAACTGGTAATGCTAATGGCTCATACGTAGATCAGCTTGAAATGAACACGGCGACCGTGACACAAATGGGCAATGGTAACTACTCAGAAGTGCTTCAGGCAGAGAACAACACGGCGATTATCAGCCAAACGGGTAACAACAACGAATCTTATATCGATCAAGCCGATCGCTCAGGGGATGAAGATAACCAGGCGATAGTCACTCAGCTAAATGGTAATGGCAACGTATCAGATGTGATCCAGGAAGATAGAAACCAAGCCTATATCACTCAGCAAAACGGTAACGGTAATGAGTCATACCTAAATTCAGATGACGATAACGTCACCTACGTCACCCAGGAAAATGGTAACGGTAACTTCTCAGATATCGAACAGGATGATGATAACTCATTGCGTATCTATCAGGGTGGCGGTAACAACAACGAGTCTTGGGTAGATCAAGATGATGACAACACAGTTAACGTTACTCAGACTAACGGCAATGGTAACTTCTCCGATATCGATCAGGATGACGACAACACAGTGACTGTGGTCCAAGACAATGGTAACCGTAATAGCTCTTGGATAGATCAAGATGATGATAACTCGGCTACAGTGATACAAGTTAGCGGCAACGGTAACCAGTCTTGGATAGAGCAAGAAGATGACAACACAGCATTCGTAGCACAAGACGGTGGCAATAATAACTACATCAATATAGAGCAAGACCAAGCTAACGATGTGTTTGTATTACAGCTTGAAGGCAATGGTAACGAATCTAACATAGAGCAAGGCTCAGCTAACCAAGCAGATGTCATTCAGGTCGATGGTAACAACAACTATGCTGAGGTCACACAAGGGATCTCTAACACTGTTTTTTCATTGCAAATTAACGGTAATGGCAATGAGTCAAGCATACAGCAAGATTCACAAAACACTGCCAGAGTAGTACAAGACGGTAATAACAACAGTTCATCTGTTACTCAGGACTATCAGCAAACGACTCGTGTTACCCAAACAGGTAACGGCAATGATGCGACAGTCAGCCAGGTGAGTTCCGATACGGCGCTTGTGTCTAACAATGCAGATATCTATCAAGACGGTAACCGCGATACTGTAGCCGTGACTCAAAATGGTTTAGGTAACGATGTACTGGTTATGCAAGATGCTACTAGTTTCGGTAACAGCATCACTATCGACCAGACGGGTCTTGGTAACTATGCAGGTGCAGGCACCTTCTCTGGTGCGGGCAGCGAGATATTTATTACTCAAAATGGTAATAATAACCGTATATCTAACTCAGATACAGGCCGTGACATAGGTGCAACCTCTACAGGTTCAGATAACACCATGTATATCGACCAGATTGGTAACGGTAATTTAGTTTCGGCAGAGTCTTCACATAACGGTTCACTGGTTGATATCGACCAAAATGGTGACCTTAACTTCGCCGATGTAGATTCGACTTGGGGCGCAGAGAACGAATTACTCGTATCTCAAACGGGCAACAGCCATGTTGCTTATGTTACGGCCACCGGCGGCGCCATGAATTACGCCAATATCATCCAAACTGATATGTCTAACACCGCGGCTGTGACTCAAGTTGGTTCAAACAACTCAGTGATGATCAACCAAGGTTCTATGTAA